One window from the genome of Kaistella carnis encodes:
- a CDS encoding type 2 periplasmic-binding domain-containing protein yields MKNIFVIILLVMMSGAQAQVIIGDATGTAADKTSVLLEFAAGNKGIIVPYVRTLPTLNALVGGAIILDATTPTLARMKYYNGTTWIDLSGQDGNLVSPVDYLTIQPDATVAPETAASKTIIGASSSPADGVLVLESNTKAMVLPTVLDVQNIPSPSPGMMVYVNKTGAKRLAVFNGSKWSFWKP; encoded by the coding sequence ATGAAAAATATATTCGTAATCATATTATTAGTGATGATGTCAGGTGCTCAGGCACAAGTCATCATTGGAGATGCCACGGGAACTGCCGCGGATAAAACTTCAGTTTTATTGGAATTCGCAGCAGGAAACAAAGGAATTATTGTTCCTTATGTTCGAACACTTCCCACTCTAAATGCCTTGGTCGGAGGAGCAATTATCCTCGATGCAACGACGCCAACATTGGCAAGAATGAAGTATTATAATGGAACAACCTGGATTGATTTAAGTGGTCAAGATGGAAATTTGGTTTCGCCTGTTGATTACTTAACAATACAGCCAGACGCAACAGTAGCACCGGAAACAGCAGCTTCCAAAACAATTATTGGAGCGTCAAGTTCGCCTGCAGATGGAGTATTGGTTTTAGAATCCAATACTAAAGCGATGGTTTTACCAACAGTTTTGGACGTTCAAAATATTCCAAGTCCTTCACCGGGAATGATGGTTTATGTTAATAAAACTGGTGCAAAAAGATTAGCCGTTTTTAATGGCAGTAAATGGTCTTTCTGGAAACCATAA
- the rplJ gene encoding 50S ribosomal protein L10, translating to MTKEDKVLVIQELKEVLQDAKVVYVASLEGMNAAATSDFRRQAFKQNISVKVVKNTLLQKALEQIEGVDYSEMFPTFKGNSAIMISETANAPAKLIQGFRKKAEVPALKSAYLQETFYVGDEHLDTLVSIKSREEMIGEIITLLQSPLRNVLSALQNKEDAGGNAEEATTEEAKAEETPAAEAAEAAPEAGAEATDAPSAE from the coding sequence ATGACAAAAGAAGATAAAGTATTAGTAATACAAGAATTAAAAGAAGTGTTACAAGACGCGAAAGTGGTTTATGTAGCAAGTCTTGAAGGAATGAATGCTGCTGCAACTTCAGATTTTAGAAGACAGGCGTTCAAGCAAAATATTAGTGTAAAGGTTGTAAAAAACACTTTGTTACAAAAGGCATTGGAACAGATAGAAGGAGTAGATTACTCTGAAATGTTCCCAACTTTCAAAGGTAACTCCGCTATTATGATTTCTGAAACAGCAAACGCTCCGGCAAAGTTGATTCAAGGATTCAGAAAAAAAGCCGAAGTTCCAGCTTTGAAATCTGCTTATTTACAAGAAACTTTCTACGTTGGTGACGAACACTTAGATACTTTAGTAAGCATCAAGTCTAGAGAAGAAATGATCGGTGAAATCATCACATTACTTCAATCTCCACTTAGAAACGTACTTTCTGCTCTTCAAAATAAAGAAGATGCTGGTGGTAACGCTGAAGAAGCGACTACTGAAGAAGCAAAAGCAGAAGAAACTCCAGCTGCAGAAGCTGCAGAAGCTGCTCCCGAAGCAGGCGCTGAAGCTACAGATGCACCTAGTGCAGAGTAA
- the secE gene encoding preprotein translocase subunit SecE, whose translation MSLVDFIKGSYTEFKDKVEWPKWPELQSSTVVVTIATVILALFTFGVDSLFSKSIANLLSLFINLFN comes from the coding sequence ATGAGTTTAGTAGATTTTATTAAAGGTTCTTATACCGAATTCAAAGACAAAGTAGAATGGCCAAAGTGGCCTGAGTTGCAATCTTCTACGGTTGTTGTAACGATTGCTACAGTTATTTTAGCTTTATTCACTTTTGGTGTAGATTCATTGTTCAGTAAATCTATTGCGAATCTATTGTCGCTCTTTATCAATCTGTTCAATTAA
- the rpsU gene encoding 30S ribosomal protein S21, with protein sequence MLIIPVKDGESIDRALKKYKRKFDKTGTIRALRSRQQFNKPSVVKRQKNVKAAHKQRLVSKEEQA encoded by the coding sequence ATGTTAATAATCCCAGTAAAAGATGGTGAATCCATCGACAGAGCATTAAAAAAATATAAAAGAAAGTTTGACAAGACAGGAACTATCAGAGCTCTTAGAAGTCGTCAACAATTCAACAAGCCTTCTGTTGTTAAAAGACAGAAGAATGTAAAAGCTGCTCACAAGCAAAGACTTGTAAGCAAGGAAGAACAGGCTTAA
- the rplA gene encoding 50S ribosomal protein L1 gives MAKLTKKQKEALSKIEKNKVYTLDEASALVKEVNFAKFDASVDLAVRLGVDPRKANQMVRGVVSLPHGTGKDVKVLALVTPDKEAEAKEAGADYVGLDEYLQKIKDGWTDVDVIVTMPAVMGKLGPLGRILGPRGLMPNPKSGTVTMDIGKAVSEVKSGKIDFKVDKYGIIHAGIGKVSFDAAQIRENASELIQTLIKLKPTASKGVYVKSIYLSSTMSPGIAIDTKSVN, from the coding sequence ATGGCAAAATTAACGAAAAAGCAAAAAGAAGCTTTAAGCAAAATAGAAAAAAACAAAGTATACACTCTTGATGAAGCTTCAGCTTTGGTTAAAGAAGTAAACTTTGCAAAATTTGACGCATCTGTGGATCTTGCAGTAAGATTAGGAGTTGATCCTAGAAAAGCAAATCAAATGGTAAGAGGCGTAGTTTCTCTTCCACACGGAACCGGTAAAGATGTAAAAGTATTGGCTTTAGTAACTCCAGATAAAGAAGCTGAAGCGAAAGAAGCGGGTGCTGATTATGTGGGTCTTGACGAATACTTACAAAAAATAAAAGATGGTTGGACTGACGTTGACGTTATCGTAACTATGCCAGCTGTTATGGGTAAATTAGGTCCATTGGGTAGAATTTTAGGTCCAAGAGGTCTAATGCCAAACCCAAAATCAGGAACTGTAACGATGGATATCGGTAAAGCAGTATCTGAAGTGAAATCAGGTAAAATTGATTTTAAAGTTGATAAATATGGTATCATTCACGCAGGAATTGGAAAAGTATCTTTTGATGCTGCTCAAATTAGAGAAAATGCTTCTGAATTAATTCAGACTTTGATTAAATTGAAGCCAACTGCGTCGAAAGGTGTTTATGTGAAAAGCATTTACTTGTCTTCTACCATGAGTCCCGGTATTGCAATTGATACTAAATCTGTAAACTAA
- a CDS encoding tyrosine-type recombinase/integrase, protein MVDRFLEYIEIEKRYSPHTVTSYRKDLADFSAFLLKTEAHQDFTAVDKKIIRNFMTELSTAAISKRSINRKLSSLRSFFLFLLKLGEITASPLENIQSLKFYAEKQIPFSEAEMEELKTKASVPNSGSFLKELIIETLYQTGMRRAELCNLLIDDVDFSKKEMKVVGKGNKSRMIPISDDLIAAFKEYLLERKPLAESKMYFFINAKGKKLNDKFVYSAVNSYLGLVSTKTKRSPHILRHSFATHVLDNGAEISKVKKIMGHSSLASTQVYTNANIEQLKKVFNNAHPRAKKI, encoded by the coding sequence ATGGTAGATCGGTTTTTGGAATATATTGAAATAGAAAAGCGATATTCGCCTCATACGGTAACGAGTTACCGAAAGGATCTTGCTGATTTTTCTGCTTTTTTATTAAAGACAGAAGCGCATCAGGATTTTACTGCAGTTGACAAAAAGATCATCCGTAATTTTATGACAGAGTTAAGCACTGCAGCTATTTCTAAACGCAGTATCAACCGGAAGCTCTCCTCATTGCGTAGTTTTTTCCTGTTCCTTTTAAAATTGGGGGAAATTACGGCCTCCCCTTTAGAAAATATTCAGTCTCTTAAATTTTACGCCGAAAAACAAATTCCTTTTTCAGAAGCAGAAATGGAAGAATTGAAGACGAAAGCGTCTGTACCTAACAGTGGCAGTTTTTTAAAAGAATTAATCATCGAAACTTTATACCAAACGGGAATGCGTCGTGCTGAGCTCTGTAATCTGCTTATTGATGATGTGGATTTCAGTAAAAAAGAAATGAAGGTAGTCGGGAAAGGGAATAAATCAAGAATGATCCCAATCTCGGATGATTTGATCGCTGCCTTCAAGGAGTATCTCTTAGAAAGAAAACCTCTGGCAGAGAGTAAGATGTATTTTTTCATCAATGCAAAAGGTAAAAAACTCAACGACAAATTTGTTTACTCTGCGGTAAATTCCTACCTTGGTCTTGTCTCTACGAAGACGAAAAGAAGCCCTCATATTTTAAGACACAGCTTTGCTACACATGTCTTAGATAATGGGGCTGAAATTTCTAAGGTAAAGAAGATAATGGGGCATTCGTCTTTGGCATCTACTCAGGTTTATACCAATGCGAATATCGAACAATTAAAAAAAGTGTTTAACAATGCTCATCCTAGAGCAAAAAAAATCTAG
- a CDS encoding IS1182 family transposase, giving the protein MNYMSIKFKDYNQQQNWLFPPSIEELIPENHAVRVVNGIIEQLDLRLLIEEYSKDGKPSFHPKMMLKVMVYAYMDNTYSSRKIEKAMRENINFMWLSAQQVADHNTIARFRSKKLKTIFKDIFKQVVLLLAEEGLVSLKEVFTDGTKIESIAGRYTFVWGNAIKTRKEKMAEQLEQMWNYAQSIAEEEDSDPTPPEFKTIDKDKIEKTAKKIEEIISKNPKASTKAKAKLRYIQKNFSQNLDKYQEQEKVLDGRGSYSKTDPDATFMRMKDDHMQNGQLKPAYNVQVSSESQFVIHYTLHQTTNDLNTLKPHLNTFEELYQFLPEELTADAGYGSEENYDFLEEKNIETFVKYNTFDKEQGILKSKRKKINEDFHRDKLYYNEEKDQYICPMGQPMNKITNRNRKTKSGYAQTSSLYQAQNCTGCPLRGACHKAQGNRIIERNQNLERHKERVRENILSEIGEIKRKQRTADVEPVFAHIKSNRNFKRFTHKGIEKVELEFGLHALAHNLRKKSA; this is encoded by the coding sequence ATCAATTATATGAGTATTAAATTTAAAGATTATAACCAACAACAAAATTGGTTATTCCCACCATCAATCGAGGAATTGATTCCAGAAAATCATGCCGTTCGGGTCGTTAATGGAATTATTGAACAACTGGATTTACGATTGCTCATTGAAGAGTATAGTAAAGATGGCAAACCGAGCTTTCATCCCAAGATGATGCTTAAGGTGATGGTTTACGCTTATATGGATAATACGTATTCCAGCAGGAAGATCGAAAAAGCGATGCGTGAGAATATTAATTTTATGTGGTTGTCCGCTCAACAGGTCGCAGACCATAACACCATCGCACGTTTTCGGAGCAAGAAACTCAAGACTATTTTCAAAGACATTTTCAAACAGGTCGTCCTGTTATTAGCAGAGGAAGGACTCGTTAGCTTGAAAGAAGTTTTTACCGATGGAACTAAGATAGAGTCTATTGCCGGGAGATATACCTTCGTTTGGGGCAATGCCATTAAAACCAGAAAAGAGAAGATGGCAGAACAACTTGAACAAATGTGGAACTATGCCCAAAGCATTGCTGAGGAAGAAGACAGCGATCCTACACCTCCGGAGTTTAAAACCATCGATAAAGATAAAATAGAGAAGACCGCCAAGAAAATAGAAGAGATCATCAGCAAAAACCCGAAGGCATCCACCAAAGCAAAGGCAAAATTAAGATACATTCAAAAGAATTTTTCTCAGAACCTGGATAAGTACCAGGAGCAGGAAAAGGTTTTGGACGGACGTGGCAGTTATAGTAAGACCGATCCCGATGCCACATTTATGCGCATGAAAGATGATCATATGCAGAATGGTCAACTTAAACCCGCCTACAACGTGCAGGTAAGTTCTGAATCCCAGTTTGTTATTCATTATACTTTACACCAAACCACCAATGATTTAAATACGCTTAAACCACATCTCAATACTTTTGAAGAACTTTATCAGTTTTTGCCGGAAGAACTTACTGCTGATGCTGGTTACGGCAGTGAAGAAAATTATGATTTTCTGGAAGAGAAAAATATAGAAACCTTCGTAAAATACAACACCTTCGATAAGGAACAGGGTATTTTAAAATCGAAAAGAAAGAAAATCAACGAAGACTTTCACCGCGATAAACTTTATTATAACGAAGAGAAAGATCAGTATATCTGTCCGATGGGGCAACCGATGAATAAAATCACCAACCGAAATCGAAAAACCAAAAGCGGTTATGCTCAGACAAGTTCACTGTACCAGGCTCAAAACTGCACCGGTTGTCCGCTGCGAGGGGCTTGCCATAAAGCCCAGGGAAACAGAATAATAGAACGCAACCAAAATTTAGAACGGCATAAGGAGAGAGTTCGGGAAAACATCTTGAGTGAAATCGGAGAAATAAAACGCAAACAACGCACGGCGGATGTAGAACCCGTCTTTGCACATATCAAATCCAATCGGAACTTCAAGCGTTTTACACACAAAGGAATAGAAAAAGTGGAATTAGAGTTCGGATTACACGCTTTAGCACACAATCTAAGAAAAAAGAGTGCTTAA
- a CDS encoding HPF/RaiA family ribosome-associated protein has protein sequence MKIKLQSIGLTPHAPLEEYLEKKLSKLETFYDKIHGCQVFLKVENAGGKENKTAEIKLEVPGDDIVVKKTSATFEESIDLCADTAKKLLIKKKELA, from the coding sequence ATGAAAATTAAACTTCAGTCAATTGGATTGACTCCACACGCACCACTTGAAGAGTATTTAGAAAAGAAACTTAGTAAGTTAGAAACCTTTTATGATAAAATTCACGGTTGCCAGGTATTTTTGAAAGTAGAAAATGCAGGTGGGAAAGAAAATAAGACCGCAGAGATAAAATTAGAGGTTCCAGGTGATGATATCGTGGTTAAGAAGACTTCTGCAACTTTTGAGGAGAGTATTGACCTTTGTGCGGATACTGCTAAAAAGCTGTTAATCAAGAAAAAAGAACTGGCGTAA
- a CDS encoding putative DNA modification/repair radical SAM protein, producing the protein MNFPRLQEKLEILADAAKYDVSCSSSGGNRKNKKGGLGDSHATGICHSYTEDGRCVSLLKILLTNHCIYDCAYCVSRKSNDIKRAAFTVEEVVDLTINFYRRNYIEGLFLSSGIFKDAETTMERLVRVAKKLRKEHNFNGYIHLKSIPGASDEIMKEAGLYADRLSINLEIPTTRGLKLLAPEKSHDQMIKPMGFIKNELNLYKEEKKIFKNVPKFAPAGQSTQMIVGATDETDLKIIKVADHFYQNFKLKRVYYSGYVPMLEDKRLPSIDSQVPMLRENRLYQADWLMRFYGFKADEILEKSNPFLDLEVDPKLAWALRNREQFPVNINTATKEMILRVPGIGRKSMYKILTARNFQKLNLEHLRKMGVATNRAKYFVEFESQNIFNKYIDDFNFRKIILQGMKSKFQNPFSEQLTLF; encoded by the coding sequence ATGAATTTTCCCCGCCTTCAAGAAAAGCTTGAAATCTTAGCCGATGCCGCGAAATATGATGTTTCGTGCTCCTCCAGCGGTGGAAACCGTAAAAATAAAAAAGGCGGTTTGGGCGACAGTCACGCCACAGGAATCTGTCATTCTTATACGGAAGATGGGCGCTGTGTTTCGTTATTAAAGATCTTGCTCACGAATCACTGCATTTATGATTGTGCCTATTGTGTTTCCCGGAAATCAAACGATATCAAAAGAGCCGCGTTCACGGTTGAAGAGGTTGTTGATTTGACCATAAATTTTTATCGCAGAAATTATATTGAAGGTTTATTTCTGAGTTCAGGAATTTTCAAAGATGCAGAAACAACGATGGAACGCTTGGTTCGGGTTGCTAAAAAACTTCGGAAAGAACACAATTTCAATGGATATATTCATCTGAAATCAATTCCTGGTGCGAGTGATGAAATTATGAAAGAAGCGGGATTATATGCAGACCGTCTTTCCATCAATTTAGAAATACCGACGACGAGAGGGCTGAAATTACTAGCTCCGGAAAAGTCGCACGATCAAATGATCAAGCCGATGGGTTTCATTAAAAATGAATTAAACCTTTATAAAGAGGAAAAAAAGATTTTTAAAAACGTTCCAAAATTTGCGCCGGCCGGACAATCTACGCAAATGATCGTAGGTGCGACGGACGAAACCGATCTAAAGATCATCAAAGTGGCCGATCATTTTTACCAAAACTTTAAATTAAAAAGAGTCTATTACTCCGGCTATGTACCGATGCTGGAAGATAAGCGATTGCCCTCCATTGATTCGCAGGTTCCTATGCTGCGGGAGAACAGATTGTATCAGGCAGACTGGCTGATGCGTTTTTATGGCTTTAAAGCAGATGAGATTTTAGAAAAAAGCAATCCTTTCCTGGATCTTGAAGTTGATCCAAAACTGGCTTGGGCATTGAGAAATCGGGAACAATTTCCGGTCAACATTAATACGGCGACCAAAGAAATGATTCTTCGCGTTCCCGGAATTGGAAGAAAATCCATGTACAAAATTCTAACTGCCAGAAATTTTCAAAAACTAAATCTGGAACATCTAAGAAAAATGGGCGTTGCAACGAACAGAGCGAAATATTTCGTGGAGTTCGAGTCCCAAAACATCTTCAATAAATATATTGATGATTTTAATTTCAGAAAAATAATTCTACAGGGAATGAAATCTAAATTTCAAAATCCGTTCTCCGAACAGCTGACTCTTTTTTAA
- the rplK gene encoding 50S ribosomal protein L11 has product MAKKVFKMVKLQVKGGAANPSPPVGPALGSAGVNIMEFCKQFNGRTQDKPGQVLPVVITVYEDKSFEFVIKTPPAAIQLLEASKQKKGSGEPNRAKVGSVSWDQVKKIAEDKMTDLNCFTLEPAMTMIAGTARSMGLRVTGTKPTNA; this is encoded by the coding sequence ATGGCTAAAAAAGTCTTTAAAATGGTTAAGCTCCAAGTAAAAGGAGGAGCAGCAAACCCATCTCCACCAGTAGGTCCAGCATTGGGTTCTGCAGGGGTGAACATTATGGAGTTTTGTAAGCAATTTAACGGAAGAACGCAAGATAAGCCGGGACAAGTTTTACCTGTAGTAATTACAGTATACGAAGACAAATCTTTTGAATTCGTAATTAAAACTCCACCAGCTGCTATCCAGCTTTTAGAAGCTTCTAAGCAAAAGAAAGGTTCAGGTGAACCTAACCGCGCGAAGGTAGGAAGTGTATCTTGGGATCAAGTTAAAAAAATCGCAGAAGATAAGATGACAGATCTTAACTGCTTTACGTTAGAACCAGCAATGACAATGATTGCAGGAACTGCACGATCTATGGGATTGAGAGTAACAGGAACTAAACCAACTAACGCTTAA
- a CDS encoding prolyl oligopeptidase family protein yields MKSKLITLYLLTFSMYFTAQFNYPATPVKAVTDNYNGVKMTDNYRWLEDMKNPDVTNWFKSQADFSKKYIEKISGRDQMFNDMKYLDELKDADYYNVKERGDHYFYTKILRGEKVAKFYKRDEAGKESLLFDPEKYLTGKTYEISDFSPNQDGTMMSLGLAESGAEIGENRFLDLKTNKLLPDVLTPVWVALPLGRPIKNL; encoded by the coding sequence ATGAAATCAAAATTGATAACACTATACCTGTTGACTTTTAGTATGTACTTTACGGCGCAGTTTAATTATCCGGCAACTCCTGTAAAAGCAGTCACTGATAATTACAATGGCGTAAAAATGACGGATAATTACAGATGGCTGGAAGACATGAAAAATCCAGATGTCACCAACTGGTTCAAAAGCCAGGCGGACTTTAGCAAAAAATATATCGAAAAAATTTCTGGTCGTGATCAGATGTTTAATGATATGAAATATCTGGACGAACTTAAAGATGCAGATTACTATAATGTGAAGGAAAGAGGTGACCATTATTTCTACACCAAAATTCTACGAGGGGAAAAAGTCGCAAAATTTTATAAGCGTGATGAAGCGGGAAAAGAAAGCCTTCTTTTTGATCCGGAAAAATACTTGACTGGGAAAACGTATGAAATTTCAGATTTCTCTCCCAACCAAGATGGAACTATGATGTCCTTAGGACTTGCAGAAAGTGGTGCTGAAATAGGAGAGAACCGTTTTCTCGATTTGAAAACAAATAAATTATTGCCGGATGTTTTAACTCCGGTTTGGGTGGCATTACCGCTTGGACGCCCGATCAAAAATCTGTGA
- the tuf gene encoding elongation factor Tu, which yields MAKETFNRNKPHLNIGTIGHVDHGKTTLTAAISKVLSDKGFGTARDFSSIDSAPEEKERGITINTSHIEYETANRHYAHVDCPGHADYVKNMVTGAAQMDGAILVVASTDGPMPQTREHILLCRQVNVPRIVVFMNKVDMVDDAELLELVELEVRELLSTYEYDGDNSPVIQGSALGGLNGDAKWVEKIEELMDAVDTWIELPTRDVDKTFLMPIEDVFSITGRGTVATGRIEAGVINTGDPVDIVGMGDEKLVSTITGVEMFRKILDRGEAGDNVGLLLRGIEKTDIKRGMVIAKKDSVKPHKHFKAEVYILSKEEGGRHTPFHNKYRPQFYVRTTDVTGEIFLPEGVEMVMPGDNLTITVELLQPIALNVGLRFAIREGGRTVGAGQVTEILD from the coding sequence ATGGCAAAGGAAACGTTTAATCGTAACAAACCACACTTGAACATTGGTACCATCGGTCACGTAGACCATGGTAAAACTACACTTACTGCAGCAATCAGTAAAGTATTATCTGACAAAGGATTCGGAACAGCAAGAGATTTCTCTTCTATTGACTCTGCGCCAGAAGAAAAAGAAAGAGGTATTACTATTAATACTTCACACATTGAATATGAAACTGCAAACAGACACTACGCTCACGTAGACTGTCCAGGTCACGCCGATTATGTGAAAAACATGGTTACAGGTGCTGCTCAAATGGACGGAGCGATCTTAGTAGTTGCTTCGACTGACGGACCAATGCCTCAGACAAGAGAGCACATCCTTCTTTGTCGTCAGGTAAACGTACCAAGAATTGTTGTTTTCATGAACAAAGTTGATATGGTGGATGATGCTGAATTACTAGAGCTTGTTGAGCTTGAAGTAAGAGAGCTTCTTTCTACTTATGAATATGACGGAGATAATTCCCCAGTAATCCAAGGTTCTGCTTTAGGTGGACTTAACGGTGATGCTAAATGGGTTGAAAAAATCGAAGAATTAATGGATGCTGTTGATACTTGGATCGAACTTCCTACAAGAGATGTTGACAAAACTTTCTTGATGCCGATTGAAGACGTTTTCTCTATTACAGGTAGAGGTACTGTTGCAACTGGTAGAATTGAAGCTGGTGTAATTAACACAGGTGATCCAGTAGACATCGTAGGTATGGGTGATGAGAAATTAGTTTCTACAATTACCGGTGTTGAGATGTTTAGAAAAATCTTGGATAGAGGTGAAGCTGGAGATAACGTAGGTCTATTGTTGAGAGGTATTGAAAAAACCGACATCAAAAGAGGGATGGTTATCGCGAAGAAAGATTCAGTTAAACCACACAAACACTTCAAAGCAGAGGTTTATATCCTTTCTAAAGAAGAAGGTGGTCGTCACACTCCATTCCACAACAAATACCGTCCACAGTTCTATGTAAGAACTACAGACGTTACCGGTGAAATCTTCTTACCAGAAGGTGTAGAAATGGTAATGCCTGGTGATAACTTAACAATCACTGTAGAATTGTTACAACCAATCGCTCTTAACGTAGGTCTTAGATTTGCGATCAGAGAAGGTGGTAGAACAGTTGGTGCAGGTCAGGTAACTGAAATCTTAGATTAA
- the rplL gene encoding 50S ribosomal protein L7/L12 → MSDLKNLAETLVNLTVKDVNELATILKDEYGIEPAAVAVAAGGGAGAEAVEEKSEFDVVLKSAGASKLAVVKLVKDLTGAGLKEAKDMVDSAPTAVKEGISKDEAEALKKQLEEAGAEVELK, encoded by the coding sequence ATGTCAGATTTAAAAAACTTAGCGGAAACGCTTGTAAACCTTACTGTAAAAGACGTAAATGAATTAGCTACTATCCTTAAGGATGAGTACGGAATCGAGCCTGCTGCTGTAGCAGTTGCTGCTGGCGGTGGTGCTGGTGCTGAAGCTGTTGAAGAAAAATCAGAATTCGATGTAGTATTGAAATCTGCAGGTGCTTCTAAATTAGCAGTTGTAAAATTAGTTAAAGATTTAACTGGTGCAGGTCTTAAAGAAGCTAAAGATATGGTAGATTCAGCTCCGACTGCAGTCAAAGAAGGTATCTCTAAAGACGAAGCTGAAGCTTTGAAAAAACAATTAGAAGAAGCTGGTGCTGAAGTAGAATTGAAATAA
- the nusG gene encoding transcription termination/antitermination protein NusG encodes MSDLKWYVLKSISGQENKVKAYIENEMKHHGLEDFVTQVVIPMEKVIQIRNGKKVPKEKPYYPGYLMVEANLVGEVPHIIKNIPGVISFLSSTKGGDPVPMRKSEVNRMLGRMDELSEFAVETAIPFVVGENVKVIDGPFNGFNGTVEKLHEEKKKIEVSVMIFGRKTPMELSFMQVEKV; translated from the coding sequence ATGAGTGACTTGAAGTGGTATGTTCTTAAATCCATCAGCGGACAGGAAAATAAGGTGAAAGCCTATATTGAGAACGAAATGAAGCATCATGGCTTAGAAGATTTCGTTACTCAGGTAGTCATTCCTATGGAAAAAGTGATCCAGATAAGAAATGGTAAAAAGGTTCCGAAAGAAAAACCATATTACCCGGGTTACTTAATGGTAGAAGCTAATCTTGTGGGGGAAGTTCCGCACATTATTAAAAATATTCCTGGAGTTATTTCTTTTTTAAGTTCAACAAAAGGAGGAGATCCTGTGCCAATGCGTAAATCAGAGGTTAACAGAATGCTGGGTAGAATGGATGAACTTTCTGAGTTTGCCGTAGAAACAGCAATTCCTTTCGTAGTAGGAGAAAACGTAAAAGTAATCGATGGACCTTTTAATGGATTTAACGGTACGGTAGAAAAACTTCATGAAGAGAAAAAGAAAATCGAAGTATCAGTAATGATCTTCGGAAGAAAAACTCCAATGGAATTGAGTTTTATGCAAGTAGAAAAAGTGTAA
- a CDS encoding TIGR03915 family putative DNA repair protein, with protein MTILLYDGTFEGLLTAIFEVYEYKFDPAEIIAEERYNTESIFSATHKVSTDQEKSDRVLKRLEKNIGKKGISQLLKVYLSENENAERLILSAVSQSILFPNEYILENFANSDIMEIAKITKSVSREVHRMHAFVRFEKLQDEVYFAKIEPDFNVLPLIIRHFKNRYQDQKWMIYDLRRHYGIFYDLNEAQFFEPALEQTSQLKRTENILHEEEIQYQKLWQRYFFKTNIPERKNMNLHVQSLPKRYWKYLTEKL; from the coding sequence ATGACCATTCTTCTTTACGACGGAACTTTTGAAGGTTTACTGACGGCAATTTTTGAGGTGTATGAATATAAATTTGACCCCGCAGAAATTATCGCAGAAGAACGCTATAACACGGAATCTATCTTTTCAGCAACACACAAAGTTTCGACTGATCAGGAAAAATCAGATCGCGTTTTAAAACGCTTAGAAAAGAATATAGGAAAGAAAGGTATTTCGCAACTTCTTAAAGTCTATCTGTCTGAAAACGAAAATGCGGAACGATTGATTCTTTCTGCTGTCTCACAATCTATTCTATTTCCAAACGAGTATATTTTAGAAAACTTCGCGAATTCTGATATTATGGAAATTGCGAAGATTACAAAATCAGTGAGTCGTGAAGTGCACCGAATGCATGCTTTTGTACGTTTTGAAAAATTGCAGGACGAGGTTTATTTTGCAAAGATTGAACCTGATTTTAATGTTCTGCCTTTAATTATAAGGCATTTTAAAAATAGATATCAAGATCAGAAATGGATGATCTATGACCTACGCAGACATTATGGAATTTTCTACGATTTAAATGAGGCGCAATTTTTTGAACCGGCTTTGGAGCAAACTTCTCAATTGAAGAGAACCGAAAATATTCTGCATGAGGAAGAAATTCAGTATCAGAAATTGTGGCAACGGTATTTCTTTAAAACGAATATTCCTGAACGAAAAAACATGAATCTTCATGTACAATCATTACCTAAACGGTATTGGAAATATTTAACAGAAAAACTTTAA